In the Juglans microcarpa x Juglans regia isolate MS1-56 chromosome 6D, Jm3101_v1.0, whole genome shotgun sequence genome, one interval contains:
- the LOC121236011 gene encoding G-type lectin S-receptor-like serine/threonine-protein kinase At4g27290 isoform X1 — protein sequence MAETCTYFFVFPLLFSLLEASITLDTLPSSQSIRDGDRLVSAGGTFEMGFFSPGSSKSRYVGIWYAISSGIVVWVANRDTPLNDHSGVLTVTDEGVLALHNSTNNVVWSTNTSRTAENPVAQLLDTGNLVVKDGNVDDPERFLWQSFDYPCDTFLPGMKLGRNLVTGLDRFLSSWKNEEDPARGEFSVRLDPRGLPQMVVKKGNTIMARAGSWNGLRYTGSPNLNPNLVFVYEFVMNQNEVYFEFKLVNPSVFLRYIIKPSGVGQRLMWLNRTSSWEPFTTTQADACQRYAFCGAYAACDTDNSPACACLEGFLPKSPKDWKSVDWSDGCARRTPLVCNIGSGFRKYTGLKLPDTSSSWFNATLSLDECQGLCLRNCSCTAYSNLDIRGKGSGCVLWFGKLSDIALYSQGGQELYIKMASSELENNGKKGNTSKIKRAGIIAGAVALVNGILTLGVISYIRKKKSSFKGMAKRRQEKDCENEGLKEDMELPIIDLTTIANATNNFSTNNKLGEGGFGPVYKVTLPEGQVIAVKRLSMNSGQGHKEFINEVKLIAKLQHRNLVKLLGCCTEENEKILIYEYMPNKSLDSFIFDQAKRKLLDWRKRIDIIGGIAKGLLYLHEDSRLRVIHRDLKASNILLDMKMNPKISDFGLARSFRGDQIVSRTHRIVGTYGYMSPEYAVHGQYSVKSDVFSFGVLVLEILSGKKNRGFCHPDDHLNLLGHAWRLWIVDRAMELIDESVGDAHTRSEVLRLIQVGLLCVQQRPEDRPNMSSVVLMLSSEILLPIPRQPGFYADSPSSNNATYSANGISISTFEAR from the exons ATGGCCGAAACCTGTACCTATTTTTTTGTATTCCCTCTATTGTTCTCCCTCTTAGAAGCATCCATTACGCTGGACACTCTTCCTTCCAGTCAATCAATCAGAGACGGCGACCGATTAGTTTCAGCCGGTGGAACATTTGAAATGGGATTTTTCAGCCCAGGCAGTTCGAAAAGCCGATACGTCGGAATATGGTACGCGATATCTTCTGGGATAGTAGTATGGGTGGCTAACAGAGACACTCCGCTTAACGATCACTCCGGAGTTTTAACGGTCACCGATGAAGGAGTTCTTGCCCTTCACAATAGCACAAATAATGTTGTTTGGTCAACTAATACATCAAGAACAGCAGAAAATCCAGTTGCACAACTCCTGGATACTGGAAATCTTGTTGTGAAAGATGGAAATGTTGATGACCCAGAGAGATTTTTGTGGCAGAGTTTTGATTATCCTTGTGACACATTTCTACCGGGAATGAAGCTTGGAAGGAACTTGGTGACTGGTCTAGATAGATTCCTATCATCTTGGAAGAACGAGGAAGATCCTGCTCGAGGTGAGTTTTCAGTAAGGTTAGATCCTCGTGGGCTTCCGCAAATGGTTGTCAAGAAGGGGAATACGATAATGGCTAGAGCAGGGTCATGGAATGGTCTTCGTTATACGGGAAGCCCGAACTTAAACCCGAATCTAGTGTTCGTGTATGAATTCGTGATGAATCAGAACGAGGTGTATTTCGAGTTCAAACTCGTAAACCCTTCGgtttttttaagatatataataaaaccatCAGGCGTTGGGCAGCGGTTGATGTGGTTGAATCGAACAAGCAGTTGGGAGCCTTTCACCACAACCCAGGCAGACGCATGTCAAAGATATGCATTCTGTGGTGCATATGCTGCCTGCGATACAGATAACTCTCCTGCATGTGCATGCTTGGAAGGATTCTTACCCAAGTCTCCAAAAGATTGGAAGTCGGTAGATTGGTCTGATGGATGTGCTCGACGGACTCCATTGGTATGCAATATTGGAAGTGGCTTCCGCAAGTACACGGGGTTGAAATTGCCCGACACATCTTCTTCCTGGTTTAATGCGACTTTGAGCCTCGATGAATGCCAGGGATTATGCTTGAGAAACTGCTCTTGCACAGCATATTCCAATTTAGATATTAGGGGAAAAGGGAGTGGCTGCGTGCTTTGGTTCGGGAAACTGAGTGACATTGCTCTGTACTCTCAGGGTGGGCAAGAGCTATACATAAAGATGGCCAGTTCAGAACTAG aaaataatggaaaaaagGGGAACACCAGCAAGATAAAACGAGCAGGAATCATAGCCGGCGCTGTAGCATTAGTCAATGGAATTCTAACACTTGGAGTGATCTCATACATACGGAAGAAGAAGTCTAGTTTCAAAG GAATGGCAAAGAGAAGACAGGAgaaagattgtgaaaatgaaggCCTGAAGGAAGACATGGAGTTACCGATAATTGATTTGACAACCATAGCTAATGCCACTAATAACTTTTCAACCAACAACAAGCTGGGAGAAGGAGGATTTGGTCCTGTGTATAAG GTTACACTGCCAGAAGGGCAAGTGATAGCTGTGAAGAGGCTTTCAATGAATTCTGGACAAGGACATAAGGAGTTCATAAATGAAGTCAAATTAATTGCCAAACTTCAGCACCGCAATCTTGTAAAGCTTCTAGGGTGTTGCAcggaagaaaatgagaaaattttgaTCTACGAATACATGCCTAACAAAAGCTTGGATtcctttatttttg ACCAGGCAAAGAGAAAATTATTAGATTGGCGTAAGCGCATCGACATTATTGGTGGCATTGCCAAAGGGCTTCTCTATCTTCACGAAGATTCTAGACTGAGAGTCATCCATAGAGATCTCAAAGCTAGCAATATCTTACTAGATATGAAAATGAATCCGAAAATTTCGGACTTTGGCCTGGCTAGATCATTTCGGGGAGATCAAATTGTGTCCAGGACCCATAGGATTGTTGGAACATA TGGCTACATGTCTCCTGAGTATGCAGTGCATGGGCAGTACTCTGTGAAATCTGATGTCTTTAGCTTTGGAGTTTTAGTATTGGAGATATTGAGTGGGAAGAAGAACAGGGGATTCTGCCATCCAGACGACCACCTCAATCTTCTTGGACAT GCATGGAGACTATGGATTGTAGATAGAGCAATGGAACTGATCGATGAATCAGTAGGTGATGCGCACACACGATCTGAAGTGTTAAGACTAATTCAAGTGGGTCTGTTATGTGTGCAGCAAAGACCTGAAGATAGGCCAAACATGTCTTCTGTGGTTCTAATGTTAAGCAGTGAAATTTTATTGCCTATCCCAAGGCAGCCGGGTTTCTATGCAGATTCTCCGTCTAGCAACAATGCAACTTATTCAGCAAATGGAATCAGCATCTCAACATTCGAAGCACGGTAG
- the LOC121236011 gene encoding G-type lectin S-receptor-like serine/threonine-protein kinase At4g27290 isoform X2: MAETCTYFFVFPLLFSLLEASITLDTLPSSQSIRDGDRLVSAGGTFEMGFFSPGSSKSRYVGIWYAISSGIVVWVANRDTPLNDHSGVLTVTDEGVLALHNSTNNVVWSTNTSRTAENPVAQLLDTGNLVVKDGNVDDPERFLWQSFDYPCDTFLPGMKLGRNLVTGLDRFLSSWKNEEDPARGEFSVRLDPRGLPQMVVKKGNTIMARAGSWNGLRYTGSPNLNPNLVFVYEFVMNQNEVYFEFKLVNPSVFLRYIIKPSGVGQRLMWLNRTSSWEPFTTTQADACQRYAFCGAYAACDTDNSPACACLEGFLPKSPKDWKSVDWSDGCARRTPLVCNIGSGFRKYTGLKLPDTSSSWFNATLSLDECQGLCLRNCSCTAYSNLDIRGKGSGCVLWFGKLSDIALYSQGGQELYIKMASSELENNGKKGNTSKIKRAGIIAGAVALVNGILTLGVISYIRKKKSSFKGMAKRRQEKDCENEGLKEDMELPIIDLTTIANATNNFSTNNKLGEGGFGPVYKVTLPEGQVIAVKRLSMNSGQGHKEFINEVKLIAKLQHRNLVKLLGCCTEENEKILIYEYMPNKSLDSFIFDQAKRKLLDWRKRIDIIGGIAKGLLYLHEDSRLRVIHRDLKASNILLDMKMNPKISDFGLARSFRGDQIVSRTHRIVGT, encoded by the exons ATGGCCGAAACCTGTACCTATTTTTTTGTATTCCCTCTATTGTTCTCCCTCTTAGAAGCATCCATTACGCTGGACACTCTTCCTTCCAGTCAATCAATCAGAGACGGCGACCGATTAGTTTCAGCCGGTGGAACATTTGAAATGGGATTTTTCAGCCCAGGCAGTTCGAAAAGCCGATACGTCGGAATATGGTACGCGATATCTTCTGGGATAGTAGTATGGGTGGCTAACAGAGACACTCCGCTTAACGATCACTCCGGAGTTTTAACGGTCACCGATGAAGGAGTTCTTGCCCTTCACAATAGCACAAATAATGTTGTTTGGTCAACTAATACATCAAGAACAGCAGAAAATCCAGTTGCACAACTCCTGGATACTGGAAATCTTGTTGTGAAAGATGGAAATGTTGATGACCCAGAGAGATTTTTGTGGCAGAGTTTTGATTATCCTTGTGACACATTTCTACCGGGAATGAAGCTTGGAAGGAACTTGGTGACTGGTCTAGATAGATTCCTATCATCTTGGAAGAACGAGGAAGATCCTGCTCGAGGTGAGTTTTCAGTAAGGTTAGATCCTCGTGGGCTTCCGCAAATGGTTGTCAAGAAGGGGAATACGATAATGGCTAGAGCAGGGTCATGGAATGGTCTTCGTTATACGGGAAGCCCGAACTTAAACCCGAATCTAGTGTTCGTGTATGAATTCGTGATGAATCAGAACGAGGTGTATTTCGAGTTCAAACTCGTAAACCCTTCGgtttttttaagatatataataaaaccatCAGGCGTTGGGCAGCGGTTGATGTGGTTGAATCGAACAAGCAGTTGGGAGCCTTTCACCACAACCCAGGCAGACGCATGTCAAAGATATGCATTCTGTGGTGCATATGCTGCCTGCGATACAGATAACTCTCCTGCATGTGCATGCTTGGAAGGATTCTTACCCAAGTCTCCAAAAGATTGGAAGTCGGTAGATTGGTCTGATGGATGTGCTCGACGGACTCCATTGGTATGCAATATTGGAAGTGGCTTCCGCAAGTACACGGGGTTGAAATTGCCCGACACATCTTCTTCCTGGTTTAATGCGACTTTGAGCCTCGATGAATGCCAGGGATTATGCTTGAGAAACTGCTCTTGCACAGCATATTCCAATTTAGATATTAGGGGAAAAGGGAGTGGCTGCGTGCTTTGGTTCGGGAAACTGAGTGACATTGCTCTGTACTCTCAGGGTGGGCAAGAGCTATACATAAAGATGGCCAGTTCAGAACTAG aaaataatggaaaaaagGGGAACACCAGCAAGATAAAACGAGCAGGAATCATAGCCGGCGCTGTAGCATTAGTCAATGGAATTCTAACACTTGGAGTGATCTCATACATACGGAAGAAGAAGTCTAGTTTCAAAG GAATGGCAAAGAGAAGACAGGAgaaagattgtgaaaatgaaggCCTGAAGGAAGACATGGAGTTACCGATAATTGATTTGACAACCATAGCTAATGCCACTAATAACTTTTCAACCAACAACAAGCTGGGAGAAGGAGGATTTGGTCCTGTGTATAAG GTTACACTGCCAGAAGGGCAAGTGATAGCTGTGAAGAGGCTTTCAATGAATTCTGGACAAGGACATAAGGAGTTCATAAATGAAGTCAAATTAATTGCCAAACTTCAGCACCGCAATCTTGTAAAGCTTCTAGGGTGTTGCAcggaagaaaatgagaaaattttgaTCTACGAATACATGCCTAACAAAAGCTTGGATtcctttatttttg ACCAGGCAAAGAGAAAATTATTAGATTGGCGTAAGCGCATCGACATTATTGGTGGCATTGCCAAAGGGCTTCTCTATCTTCACGAAGATTCTAGACTGAGAGTCATCCATAGAGATCTCAAAGCTAGCAATATCTTACTAGATATGAAAATGAATCCGAAAATTTCGGACTTTGGCCTGGCTAGATCATTTCGGGGAGATCAAATTGTGTCCAGGACCCATAGGATTGTTGGAACATAG